The following DNA comes from Camelina sativa cultivar DH55 chromosome 14, Cs, whole genome shotgun sequence.
GAGCGTAAAACCTCTGGTTTAGCTTCTCACGGCGCTGCCTCTCTGCTTCGACATGGTTCAAAGCTTCAGCTCTTCCATTGGCAGGTCTCCTTCCGCGTTTTCTTGGTCTGTTGTTACCAGATTCATCAGCACCCACCGTGTCAGCCCATTCTGGGCCTCCTTCTCCATCTGAATTATTCTCCGAAGCCCTTGAACTCGCAGCAGAGAAATCAATCTGCATTTGAGCAGGAGGAAGCAGCCTCTGCGATGCTTGCTGCAAAGGTAGAAACTTGAAATCATCTTTGCTTGGAACTTCCTTCACACTGTTCGCCCTCATGTAGCTCTCCGGTTGCACCCATGTAGGACTAATaagagtgttgttgttgttgttgctgcctGGGTTTGCAAACATAAACCTATTCCCATTATTATTCGGATAAGCATCTAATCTCTTGGGAGCTCTATCATCCATTTTTCTAACCGTGAGTTTCTCTCTGAACTgtctatgttgttgttgttgttgctgtggCTGTTGTTGGTGATGCTGATGAAGAAACCCCGAACTGTGCAGATCCTTCCCGAAGATCTTCGAAGCAGTAACTGTTCTGTTATCATCAATCTTTTCAGCTACAACAACGGGTAAAGCAACAGCCGGCAGAGTCCTAACCGGAGGCAAAGTACTAGAAAAGAGTGATCTTATAGACAACATAGACTCTTCGCTCTCAGGCAAACATGAAGTGGAGCCTAACTCAACAACACCAATATCAGTAGGAACCAAAACAATGGTCTGAATGCCAGCAGATTTAGCAAGAAAGGATCTAACACAGTAATCAGAACCCGAGTTGACGACATCGGATAACCAAAGCGGTTTACCAGAGGCGAAACAGTTGCCAGGACCACCTTCACCACGAGGGAAAGAGAAGTAcatggaagaaagaagaaacatctcAGTGTCAGTAACTCTATCTAATCCTAAAGCACAGTTATCTTCCTCAGATTCACCAAACATAGCATGAAGCTTTTGCAAAACCCTCTTCCTCATGGTCTGGTAGGTTTCCTCTTCTCTACCCATACTAAGAATCCTAACGATGTCTGACTTCTCACCTTGTTTAGGCTCTCTGCAAGATCCATCGCCCCAACAGAGAACCAAGTCGCCGGACTTAGACCGAGAAATCTGCCAGAAAATGGCGTAGTTCCAAGAGAAGTTGCAAGAGTTGGGTCTCTCAACGAGATCAGAGAGCTTGTTCTGAAGATTATCGTCGCTGCCAACAGTCATCAAGAGATTAGCGTTTGGAACAGAATTGGAAAGCAAGTAATCGAGAGCTCGTTTCCCAAGCAACGAAGCAATTATCGCTTTATCATCTTCGTTCCACACTACGCCACCAATATTATTCATCTCCTCTGCTTCTTTggatccaaaacaaaacaagaaaaggagaGGCTTTTTTGAAGAAACCCCAGATCTTTATATGCTTTGGGTCAAATTCTAGGGTTTAGAAGTGACCCCCTCCCCAGATGCGAAATTACGGCCGACTATAGCAGCAACAGCTTTGCATGGAACACCACCCACCAGAGATCTCAGATCTTGCCCCTATTTTAtaacataacaacaaattttgatttttttcttttttaaaaaaaatcttcacagaat
Coding sequences within:
- the LOC104738666 gene encoding transcription factor bHLH13, giving the protein MNNIGGVVWNEDDKAIIASLLGKRALDYLLSNSVPNANLLMTVGSDDNLQNKLSDLVERPNSCNFSWNYAIFWQISRSKSGDLVLCWGDGSCREPKQGEKSDIVRILSMGREEETYQTMRKRVLQKLHAMFGESEEDNCALGLDRVTDTEMFLLSSMYFSFPRGEGGPGNCFASGKPLWLSDVVNSGSDYCVRSFLAKSAGIQTIVLVPTDIGVVELGSTSCLPESEESMLSIRSLFSSTLPPVRTLPAVALPVVVAEKIDDNRTVTASKIFGKDLHSSGFLHQHHQQQPQQQQQQHRQFREKLTVRKMDDRAPKRLDAYPNNNGNRFMFANPGSNNNNNTLISPTWVQPESYMRANSVKEVPSKDDFKFLPLQQASQRLLPPAQMQIDFSAASSRASENNSDGEGGPEWADTVGADESGNNRPRKRGRRPANGRAEALNHVEAERQRREKLNQRFYALRSVVPNISKMDKASLLGDAVSYINELHAKLKVMEAERERLGYSSNPPISLDSDINVQTSGEDVTVRINCPLESHPASRIFHAFEESKVEVVNSNLEVSQDTVLHTFVVKSEQLTKEKLLSALSREQSSSVQSRTSSGR